A genomic stretch from Aedes albopictus strain Foshan chromosome 2, AalbF5, whole genome shotgun sequence includes:
- the LOC115253485 gene encoding solute carrier family 25 member 35-like, translating to MEFMLGGLSSCSAVLFTFPFDVLKTRQQLEHELATKGSAKHSSYSSVRQSIVTVIKTDGFRGLYKGLPAGILYQFSMNSARLGTYHIVENLGWTRSENALLTPILAVFWGGVAGLIGATASCPVFVAKTQLQAFSKGKYTAKFQHQHAGVIAALRNMYREAGVKGLYRGYTAHLTRVSLGSSVQMTSFAMAKDFFVQYEIFQKSVALHALAASSVAGVFMCLLMSPVDVVTTRMTNQGVSASGKGLLYKNIFDCFVKIYRSEGIHGMYKGMAPLYMRVVPHTVLNLTFWEFFKKLHDRYSNYRV from the exons ATGGAGTTCATGCTGGGAGGCCTCTCGTCCTGTAGTGCAGTCCTGTTCACGTTCCCGTTCGACGTCCTGAAGACCCGCCAACAGCTGGAACATGAACTCGCGACCAAGGGTAGTGCCAAACATAGTTCTTACAGCAGCGTGAGACAATCGATCGTGACGGTGATCAAAACCGATGGATTTCGCGGGCTGTATAAGGGATTGCCAGCTGGGATTTTGTACCAGTTTTCGATGAACAGTGCTCGCTTGGGCACGTATCACATAGTGGAGAACCTTGGTTGGACGCGTAGCGAGAACGCACTGTTGACTCCGATCTTGGCGGTGTTTTGGGGAGGTGTCGCCGGTCTGATAGGTGCGACGGCATCCTGTCCCGTTTTTGTCGCCAAGACCCAGCTGCAAGCGTTCAGTAAAGGAAAGTACACGGCCAAGTTTCAGCACCAGCATGCTGGAGTGATCGCAGCTCTTCGCAATATGTACCGTGAGGCTGGAGTCAAGGGATTGTACAGAGGCTACACCGCTCACTTGACACGCGTATCGTTGGGATCTTCAGTTCAGATGACGTCGTTCGCTATGGCCAAGGATTTCTTCGTACAGTACGAGATATTCCAGAAGTCGGTTGCCTTGCATGCATTAGCCGCAAGTTCAGTTGCCGGAGTTTTCATGTGTCTTCTGATGTCTCCGGTCGACGTAGTCACCACCAGGATGACCAATCAAG GTGTTTCCGCATCCGGCAAAGGATTGCTATACAAAAACATTTTCGATTGTTTTGTAAAAATCTACCGCTCGGAAGGCATTCATGGGATGTATAAGGGAATGGCTCCGCTATATATGCGAGTTGTTCCGCACACGGTTCTGAATCTTACGTTTTGGGAGTTCTTTAAGAAGTTGCATGATCGATATTCGAACTACAGGGTGTAG
- the LOC109432322 gene encoding solute carrier family 25 member 35 → MEFLLGGLSSCCAVLFTNPFDVLKTRQQLEGELLAKGSIKQHAYRGLWQSIVTVVKSDGLRGLQKGLPAAALYQLTMNSVRLGTYQTVDNLGWTRSENALLTPFLSVFWGGFAGMISSTVSCPVYVIKTQMQAVSCGSYTAKFQHRHSGVVAAFRNMYREAGIKGLYRGYTANLARVAMGSSTQMASFAACKDFFIQYEMFQESVVLTAIAASSVAGFFTSVLMSPCDVVTTRMTNQGVSSTGKGLLYKNIFDCFVKIYRAEGIHGMYKGFIPLYVRVAPHTVLNLTFWEFFKKLHDQYSRGSEKLL, encoded by the exons ATGGAGTTCCTACTGGGAGGTCTCTCGTCCTGTTGCGCCGTCCTGTTCACGAATCCGTTCGACGTTCTGAAGACACGCCAGCAGCTGGAAGGAGAACTACTGGCGAAGGGCAGTATCAAACAGCACGCTTATCGAGGCCTTTGGCAGTCGATCGTAACGGTTGTCAAGTCGGATGGACTGCGTGGATTGCAGAAGGGACTGCCGGCAGCCGCTCTGTATCAGCTTACGATGAACAGCGTGCGCTTGGGGACCTATCAGACGGTAGATAACCTCGGTTGGACCCGCAGTGAGAATGCCCTGCTGACGCCGTTCTTATCAGTGTTTTGGGGTGGTTTTGCCGGGATGATCAGCTCGACTGTCTCCTGCCCTGTGTACGTCATCAAGACGCAAATGCAAGCCGTCAGTTGCGGGAGCTATACGGCCAAGTTTCAACACAGACATAGCGGAGTGGTCGCTGCATTCAGGAATATGTATCGTGAGGCCGGAATCAAGGGGCTGTATAGAGGCTACACAGCAAATTTGGCGCGAGTAGCTATGGGGTCGTCGACTCAGATGGCATCGTTTGCTGcctgcaaagatttcttcattCAGTACGAGATGTTCCAGGAGTCGGTGGTTTTGACGGCGATAGCTGCAAGTTCAGTCGCCGGATTCTTCACGTCTGTTCTCATGTCTCCGTGCGATGTGGTTACCACCCGGATGACCAATCAAG GCGTATCGTCGACCGGGAAGGGCTTGCTGTACAAAAACATCTTTGACTGTTTTGTGAAAATCTACCGAGCGGAGGGCATCCATGGAATGTACAAGGGATTCATTCCACTGTACGTGCGAGTGGCTCCGCATACCGTTCTGAATCTAACGTTTTGGGAGTTCTTCAAAAAGTTGCACGATCAATACTCAAGAGGCAGCGAGAAACTTCTCTAG